One Coffea arabica cultivar ET-39 chromosome 5e, Coffea Arabica ET-39 HiFi, whole genome shotgun sequence DNA segment encodes these proteins:
- the LOC113688320 gene encoding uncharacterized protein, with protein sequence MDSVESGVKLGEKRSAEDTAGGGGGGGEDVPPAKKLRHGGAVVGNMRKVAEMVLVLAAMGKMRGGKVPTGVEKEIMAAAREKLVEVCELFPPKDVFPRDVFGALIEDLGLNKAREQRLGFRPPKITIAEKLLLSKRKMEKAEDFTLPSAQHSSQRLHTKSGVAVENRAPPPAGRVFATDKPSHIPISSGSFQPSPLGHVAGTTLTSLPYQLPTSEVRPTTPSGLPSSNMARDATPVALPRIERFRLDGRPNGSLPTSQVQANSSGDQPSVKTPAWSLQPQSTTAPPKIGAEKVPAKATVKVEGATDAKSRIGPQIAISKPPVTQITTGNHAVGVNQHLQGTNTIPAPIPRNTHAEIGKIVQKLLQPRVSERPVWTPPSRDYMNKASTCQTCKSTINDVDSVLVCDACEKGYHLKCLHINNPKGIPRAEWHCVKCLQLSNGKGLPPKYGRVMRNNNVPKVPSSAAALPSTPDKKAAALDVKVNQQKIMVNGNAASQRASTGNRVSGHSDPTSALKVENTTEIRGNTIVGKGKMDDKSSSRISLNNLTEASCPVSVSPTLSSVKGLCEEKLLESNSQTPLKSETVLSFSSPSQSPGNAQDNRQPGAPNSAVLLQQSSQNDQGTVRAIPAETSAASSGLAEHGKFLPDYVHNVDWIGGILKVDEEKAFYQSCCIRGVVYKLHDHVLIQFNDRLIPSKLQAMWEDIKMKTRWVSVNKCYFPADLPQAVGRPCGLESSEVYESTISCTVMAGLVQGLCEVLPPGRFIEEKEKRTNGGKRPNESLQPLYVCKWIYDEPKGLFRDVNC encoded by the exons ATGGATTCGGTTGAATCCGGAGTGAAATTGGGTGAGAAAAGATCGGCCGAGGATACCgctggaggaggaggaggaggaggagaagatgtTCCGCCGGCGAAGAAGCTGAGGCATGGAGGCGCTGTGGTTGGTAATATGAGGAAGGTGGCGGAGATGGTTTTGGTGTTGGCGGCCATGGGGAAAATGAGGGGAGGCAAGGTTCCGACTGGTGTTGAGAAGGAGATTATGGCGGCCGCTCGAGAGAAGTTAGTGGAGGTTTGTGAATTGTTTCCGCCCAAGGATGTGTTTCCCAGGGATGTTTTTGGGGCACTTATTGAGGATCTCGGGCTTAATAAGGCGAGGGAACAGAGGTTAGGGTTTCGGCCGCCCAAGATTACCATTGCTGAGAAGTTATTGCTTTCCAAAAGAAAG ATGGAAAAAGCTGAGGACTTTACTCTACCTTCTGCTCAACACTCATCGCAAAGATTGCATACAAAGTCTGGTGTGGCGGTTGAAAATCGTGCTCCACCCCCTGCTGGCCGTGTTTTTGCCACAGATAAACCTAGTCATATACCAATTTCTTCTGGAAGCTTCCAACCTTCACCTCTAGGTCATGTAGCTGGTACAACATTGACATCTTTACCATATCAGCTACCTACAAGTGAAGTAAGACCAACAACTCCCAGTGGATTGCCCTCCAGTAATATGGCAAGGGATGCTACTCCAGTTGCATTGCCTAGGATTGAAAGATTCAGGTTGGATGGAAGACCAAATGGATCTTTGCCAACATCACAAGTGCAAG CAAATTCTTCTGGGGATCAGCCCTCTGTCAAAACGCCAGCTTGGTCTCTGCAACCCCAATCTACCACCGCACCCCCTAAAATTGGAGCTGAGAAGGTGCCTGCGAAAGCTACCGTTAAAGTTGAGGGAGCAACTGATGCCAAGTCCAGAATAGGCCCACAAATTGCAATATCAAAACCACCAGTAACTCAGATTACAACTGGAAATCATGCAGTTGGTGTAAATCAGCATTTGCAAGGCACAAACACTATTCCGGCTCCCATACCAAGAAATACCCATGCTGAAATTGGTAAAATTGTTCAAAAGTTATTACAGCCACGGGTTTCTGAGCGCCCTGTCTGGACTCCACCGTCCAGGGATTACATGAACAAGGCTTCGACTTGCCAAACATGCAAGTCTACCATAAATGATGTGGACAGTGTTCTTGTTTGTGATGCTTGTGAGAAGGGTTATCACTTGAAATGTCTCCACATAAATAATCCAAAAGGAATTCCTAGAGCAGAGTGGCACTGTGTAAAATGCTTGCAGTTAAGCAATGGGAAAGGCTTGCCCCCTAAATATGGTCGTGTCATGAGAAACAATAATGTTCCCAAAGTGCCTTCTAGTGCAGCTGCTCTCCCATCAACTCCAGATAAGAAAGCAGCCGCTCTAGATGTGAAGGTGAACCAGCAGAAGATAATGGTTAATGGGAATGCTGCAAGTCAAAGGGCCTCTACTGGTAATAGAGTAAGTGGTCATAGCGATCCAACATCTGCATTGAAGGTGGAAAATACAACCGAAATACGAGGGAATACTATTGTTGGCAAAGGAAAGATGGATGACAAGTCATCTTCACGAATTTCTTTAAATAATCTAACAGAAGCCTCCTGTCCAGTCTCTGTTTCTCCTACTTTGTCATCAGTTAAAGGCCTGTGTGAAGAGAAACTGCTAGAGTCGAATTCACAGACTCCTTTAAAATCTGAGACAGTTCTTAGTTTCTCTTCTCCGTCGCAGTCCCCTGGCAACGCACAAGATAATCGCCAGCCAGGGGCACCAAATAGTGCTGTTCTGTTGCAGCAATCTTCACAAAATGATCAAGGGACTGTGCGAGCTATTCCTGCTGAAACTTCTGCAGCCAGTTCTGGACTTGCAGAGCATGGAAAGTTTCTACCAGATTATGTACACAATGTGGATTGGATCGGCGGTATACTTAAAGTCGATGAGGAGAAAGCTTTCTACCAGTCTTGCTGCATTAGAGGAGTTGTCTACAAACTCCATGATCATGTTCTTATTCAATTCAATGATAGATTGATTCCGTCAAAACTTCAG GCCATGTGGGAGGATATTAAGATGAAAACTAGGTGGGTGAGTGTCAATAAGTGCTACTTTCCTGCTGATTTGCCACAAGCCGTTGGCCGTCCTTGTGGCCTGGAAAGCAGTGAG GTCTATGAGTCTACTATTAGTTGCACAGTAATGGCTGGCTTGGTACAAGGCCTTTGTGAAGTTCTTCCTCCTGGAAGATtcattgaagaaaaagaaaagagaaccaaTGGAGGAAAAAGGCCGAATGAGAGTTTACAGCCACTTTACGTATGCAA ATGGATTTATGATGAACCAAAAGGGCTGTTTCGTGATGTTAACTGCTAA
- the LOC113688930 gene encoding putative BPI/LBP family protein At1g04970 isoform X1, with the protein MGHSVDSAGLLVVLWLMISSWAYVGSSEGYISYEISDKGLDFVKDLLIEKAETSLVPLELPNIEKTVKIPVIGTVSMEVSNVTLYRVHVTSSTVKTGDTGILVDVAGATANLTLHWGYSYSTWLLPISISDQGEAEVQIEGMEIGLLLDLKNQQGSLKLSLVDCGCYVKDLSIDLAGGASWLYQGLVDAFEDKIASAVEDAVSKELIDAIQELDSFLQSLPKEVTVNNISALNVTIVGDPKLSNSSLELEINGLFSLKDEAAVSKLQHENVQVPFSCNGPARMVGISVHENVLESASAVYFEANKLHWIVDNIPDQNLMNTAEWRFIIPQLYKQYPNDDLNLNISVYSNPILKIGEKQIDATIPLKVIIDVLDDGQVVPVACISVVISAAAYPEVSRNALAVSVKLNEFTMSQDWSKIGNLHMHLVQPVISTLLRTVVLPYINLKLSKGFPIPIFHGFELQNTELLCTDSRIIICSDVAFIETAQPHTVFV; encoded by the exons ATGGGACATTCAGTCGATTCAGCTGGATTATTGGTAGTGCTGTGGTTAATGATTTCTTCTTGGGCCTATGTTGGATCTAGTGAAGGGTACATATCTTATGAGATATCCGATAAAGGTCTCGACTTTGTCAAAGATTTGTTAATTGAAAAAGCCGAGACTTCCTTGGTTCCACTTGAGCTGCCTAATATTGAGAAGACTGTCAAAATTCCAGTGATTGGTACAGTTAGCATGGAGGTTTCGAATGTTACCCTCTACAGGGTTCATGTTACTTCCTCAACTGTTAAAACTGGTGATACTGGCATCCTTGTTGATGTTGCTGGCGCCACCGCTAATTTGACTTTGCACTGGGGGTATTCCTACAGCACCTGGTTGCTTCCAATCTCAATTTCGGATCAAGGGGAGGCAGAAGTTCAG ATTGAAGGTATGGAAATTGGGCTTTTGCTTGATTTGAAGAATCAGCAAGGATCTCTTAAGCTGTCTCTCGTGGATTGTGGTTGCTATGTGAAAGATCTATCCATTGATTTGGCTGGTGGAGCGTCCTGGCTATATCAAGG ATTGGTAGATGCTTTCGAAGATAAAATAGCATCTGCAGTTGAAGATGCTGTTTCGAAGGAATTAATAGATGCAATTCAAGAGCTTGATTCTTTTCTGCAATCTCTGCCGAAAGAAGTTACAGTAAACAATATTTCTGCTTTAAATGTCACCATCGTCGGTGACCCAAAATTAAGTAACTCTTCTCTTGAACTTGAAATCAATGGTTTATTCAGTCTCAAGGATGAAGCTGCAGTTTCCAAACTTCAGCATGAGAATGTTCAAGTTCCATTTTCCTGCAATGGTCCAGCTAGGATGGTGGGGATCTCAGTGCATGAGAATGTCCTCGAATCGGCATCTGCAGTCTACTTTGAA GCCAATAAATTGCATTGGATTGTTGACAATATACCTGATCAGAATTTGATGAACACTGCTGAGTGGAGGTTCATTATTCCTCAGCTCTACAAACAATACCCAAATGATGACTTGAACCTCAATATTTCTGTGTATTCCAATCCAATATTAAAAATTGGTGAGAAGCAGATTGATGCAACAATCCCCTTAAAAGTGATAATTGATGTGTTGGACGATGGTCAAGTAGTACCGGTTGCATGTATTTCTGTG GTAATTAGCGCTGCTGCTTATCCAGAAGTCTCACGTAATGCTCTAGCTGTCAGCGTGAAGTTAAATGAATTTACTATGTCCCAGGATTGGAGCAAAATTGGTAACCTCCACATGCATCTTGTTCAG CCTGTGATCTCGACGTTGCTGAGAACTGTCGTCTTGCCTTATATCAATTTAAAGCTGAGCAAAGGATTTCCAATACCAATTTTCCATGGTTTTGAGCTTCAAAATACTGAGCTGCTCTGTACTGATTCCAGGATCATCATTTGCAGTGATGTGGCATTCATTGAAACAGCGCAACCTCATACGGTCTTTGTATAA
- the LOC113688930 gene encoding putative BPI/LBP family protein At1g04970 isoform X2 encodes MGHSVDSAGLLVVLWLMISSWAYVGSSEGYISYEISDKGLDFVKDLLIEKAETSLVPLELPNIEKTVKIPVIGTVSMEVSNVTLYRVHVTSSTVKTGDTGILVDVAGATANLTLHWGYSYSTWLLPISISDQGEAEVQIEGMEIGLLLDLKNQQGSLKLSLVDCGCYVKDLSIDLAGGASWLYQGLVDAFEDKIASAVEDAVSKELIDAIQELDSFLQSLPKEVTVNNISALNVTIVGDPKLSNSSLELEINGLFSLKDEAAVSKLQHENVQVPFSCNGPARMVGISVHENVLESASAVYFEANKLHWIVDNIPDQNLMNTAEWRFIIPQLYKQYPNDDLNLNISVYSNPILKIGEKQIDATIPLKVIIDVLDDGQVVPVACISVVISAAAYPEVSRNALAVSVKLNEFTMSQDWSKIGNLHMHLVQVLAPPCSL; translated from the exons ATGGGACATTCAGTCGATTCAGCTGGATTATTGGTAGTGCTGTGGTTAATGATTTCTTCTTGGGCCTATGTTGGATCTAGTGAAGGGTACATATCTTATGAGATATCCGATAAAGGTCTCGACTTTGTCAAAGATTTGTTAATTGAAAAAGCCGAGACTTCCTTGGTTCCACTTGAGCTGCCTAATATTGAGAAGACTGTCAAAATTCCAGTGATTGGTACAGTTAGCATGGAGGTTTCGAATGTTACCCTCTACAGGGTTCATGTTACTTCCTCAACTGTTAAAACTGGTGATACTGGCATCCTTGTTGATGTTGCTGGCGCCACCGCTAATTTGACTTTGCACTGGGGGTATTCCTACAGCACCTGGTTGCTTCCAATCTCAATTTCGGATCAAGGGGAGGCAGAAGTTCAG ATTGAAGGTATGGAAATTGGGCTTTTGCTTGATTTGAAGAATCAGCAAGGATCTCTTAAGCTGTCTCTCGTGGATTGTGGTTGCTATGTGAAAGATCTATCCATTGATTTGGCTGGTGGAGCGTCCTGGCTATATCAAGG ATTGGTAGATGCTTTCGAAGATAAAATAGCATCTGCAGTTGAAGATGCTGTTTCGAAGGAATTAATAGATGCAATTCAAGAGCTTGATTCTTTTCTGCAATCTCTGCCGAAAGAAGTTACAGTAAACAATATTTCTGCTTTAAATGTCACCATCGTCGGTGACCCAAAATTAAGTAACTCTTCTCTTGAACTTGAAATCAATGGTTTATTCAGTCTCAAGGATGAAGCTGCAGTTTCCAAACTTCAGCATGAGAATGTTCAAGTTCCATTTTCCTGCAATGGTCCAGCTAGGATGGTGGGGATCTCAGTGCATGAGAATGTCCTCGAATCGGCATCTGCAGTCTACTTTGAA GCCAATAAATTGCATTGGATTGTTGACAATATACCTGATCAGAATTTGATGAACACTGCTGAGTGGAGGTTCATTATTCCTCAGCTCTACAAACAATACCCAAATGATGACTTGAACCTCAATATTTCTGTGTATTCCAATCCAATATTAAAAATTGGTGAGAAGCAGATTGATGCAACAATCCCCTTAAAAGTGATAATTGATGTGTTGGACGATGGTCAAGTAGTACCGGTTGCATGTATTTCTGTG GTAATTAGCGCTGCTGCTTATCCAGAAGTCTCACGTAATGCTCTAGCTGTCAGCGTGAAGTTAAATGAATTTACTATGTCCCAGGATTGGAGCAAAATTGGTAACCTCCACATGCATCTTGTTCAG GTTTTGGCCCCTCCATGCAGCCTGTGA
- the LOC113743738 gene encoding eukaryotic translation initiation factor 1A-like, with the protein MPKNKGKGGKNRKRGKNEADDEKRELVFKEDGQEYAQVLRMLGNGRCEAMCIDQNKRLCHIRGKMHKKVWITTGDIILVGLRDYQDDKADVILKYMPDEARLLKAYGELPDNVRLNEGIAGEMDDHDDGHGDSYLEFGDDDIDQI; encoded by the coding sequence ATGCCAAAAAACAAGGGCAAAGGTGGCAAGAACaggaagagaggaaagaatGAGGCGGACGACGAGAAGCGAGAGCTGGTTTTCAAAGAAGACGGCCAAGAGTATGCCCAGGTTTTGCGCATGTTAGGTAATGGCCGCTGTGAAGCCATGTGCATTGACCAGAACAAGAGACTTTGTCACATTAGAGGGAAAATGCACAAGAAGGTCTGGATCACCACCGGCGACATTATCCTCGTTGGCCTCCGGGACTATCAGGACGACAAGGCTGATGTCATCCTCAAGTACATGCCCGATGAAGCCAGGCTCTTGAAGGCTTATGGTGAGCTGCCGGATAACGTCAGACTCAATGAGGGGATTGCTGGAGAGATGGATGATCATGATGATGGCCATGGTGATAGCTATCTTGAGTTCGGGGATGACGACATTGATCAGATTTAA
- the LOC113743736 gene encoding serine/threonine-protein phosphatase PP-X isozyme 2, with product MSDLDRQIEQLKRCEPLKESEVKALCLKAMEILVEESNVQRVDAPVTICGDIHGQFYDMKELFRVGGDCPKTNYLFLGDFVDRGFYSVETFLLLLALKVRYPDRITLIRGNHESRQITQVYGFYDECLRKYGSVNVWRYCTDIFDYLSLSALIENKIFSVHGGLSPAISTLDQIRTIDRKQEVPHDGAMCDLLWSDPEDIVDGWGLSPRGAGFLFGGSVVTSFNHSNNIDYICRAHQLVMEGYKWMFNNQIVTVWSAPNYCYRCGNVAAILELDENLNKEFRVFEAAPQEARGAPARKPPPDYFL from the exons ATGTCAGACCTAGACAGACAAATAGAGCAGCTCAAAAGATGCGAACCCCTTAAAGAGTCGGAGGTCAAAGCTCTTTGTCTCAAGGCTATGGAAATTCTTGTTGAAGAGAGCAATGTTCAAAGAGTAGACGCCCCTGTCACC ATATGTGGTGATATTCATGGGCAGTTTTATGACATGAAGGAGCTGTTTAGAGTGGGAGGTGATTGCCCAAAAACAAATTACTTGTTTCTTGGTGACTTTGTTGATAGAGGGTTTTACTCAGTTGAAACATTTCTTCTACTCCTAGCTTTAAAG GTAAGATATCCAGATCGAATAACGCTAATAAGGGGGAACCATGAGAGCCGGCAGATTACACAG GTTTATGGATTCTATGATGAGTGCCTGCGCAAATATGGTTCTGTCAATGTTTGGAGATACTGCACtgatatatttgattacttgag CCTGTCGGCTCTCATCGAGAACAAGATATTTTCTGTCCACGGAGGTCTCTCCCCAGCAATTTCCACATTAGATCAG ATAAGGACAATTGATAGGAAACAAGAGGTACCTCATGATGGTGCTATGTGTGACCTCCTTTGGTCTGACCCAGAAGACATTGTCGATGGCTGGGGTTTGAGTCCTCGTGGTGCTGGTTTCCTGTTTGGTGGCAGTGTTGTCACTTCATTCAACCATTCAAATAACATCGACTATATCTGCCGCGCACATCAGTTAGTAATGGAAGGTTACAAGTGGATGTTCAACAATCAGATAGTTACCGTGTGGTCGGCTCCAAATTACTGTTACAG ATGTGGGAATGTAGCTGCAATTCTTGAACTGGATGAGAATCTTAACAAGGAGTTCCGTGTTTTTGAAGCAGCTCCACAG GAAGCTAGAGGAGCTCCTGCAAGAAAACCCCCACCGGACTACTTCCTATGA